The proteins below are encoded in one region of Campylobacter sp. CNRCH_2014_0184h:
- the ruvC gene encoding crossover junction endodeoxyribonuclease RuvC: MKVLGIDPGSRYCGYAIVERINNKNQLIEAGLIKIKPNDLQYQITELCEGLDLIFKNHQFDEVAIEDIFFAYNPKTVLKLAQFRGALSLKILQTHGEFAEYTPLQVKKTVTGKAKATKEQVAFMVKRLLGISKDIKPLDITDAIAVALTHLANLRVKK, translated from the coding sequence TTGAAAGTTTTAGGGATAGATCCTGGTTCTAGGTATTGTGGATATGCTATTGTAGAAAGGATTAATAATAAAAATCAACTCATAGAAGCAGGTCTTATCAAAATCAAACCTAATGATTTGCAGTATCAAATCACAGAATTATGTGAAGGACTTGATTTAATCTTTAAAAATCATCAATTTGATGAGGTAGCTATAGAAGATATATTTTTTGCTTATAATCCAAAAACGGTTTTAAAACTAGCACAATTTCGTGGAGCTTTGAGTTTAAAAATCTTACAAACCCATGGAGAATTTGCAGAATACACACCTTTGCAAGTAAAAAAAACCGTAACAGGTAAAGCAAAAGCTACTAAAGAACAAGTAGCTTTTATGGTGAAAAGATTGCTTGGAATTTCAAAAGATATCAAGCCACTTGATATCACAGATGCTATTGCGGTGGCTTTGACGCATTTAGCAAATTTGAGAGTGAAAAAGTAA
- the thyX gene encoding FAD-dependent thymidylate synthase, with product MKITLLNHTPLSVCSHATRTCWQSFDKGDCGGEKDKELIDRVGNKFKHASTLEHLNYTFYIQGISRACLQEVARHRHTSPSVKSTRYTLKELRNESEFKENDFENAKRYLVLTGNEVVDNASIKALENLRLILQNSISLDIAKYCLPESYKTELTLTINARSLQNFITLRSSKSALWEIRQLANALFENLPEEHQFIFKHCVYQEENSQD from the coding sequence ATGAAAATCACATTATTAAACCATACTCCACTTTCTGTATGCTCTCATGCGACAAGAACATGTTGGCAAAGTTTTGACAAAGGCGATTGTGGTGGCGAAAAAGATAAAGAATTAATCGATCGTGTGGGAAATAAATTCAAACATGCTTCAACCTTAGAGCATTTAAACTATACTTTTTATATACAAGGTATTTCAAGAGCATGCTTACAAGAAGTTGCAAGACACCGCCACACTAGTCCTAGTGTAAAAAGCACAAGATATACTTTAAAAGAACTAAGAAATGAAAGTGAATTTAAAGAAAATGACTTTGAAAATGCTAAAAGATACTTGGTATTAACTGGAAATGAAGTAGTAGATAATGCAAGTATTAAAGCTTTAGAAAATTTGCGTTTGATTTTGCAAAATAGCATTAGTTTAGACATAGCAAAATACTGCTTACCAGAAAGCTATAAAACAGAATTAACTTTAACGATTAATGCAAGAAGTTTGCAAAATTTTATTACTCTAAGAAGCTCAAAATCAGCTCTTTGGGAGATAAGACAACTCGCAAATGCTTTATTTGAAAATTTGCCTGAGGAACATCAATTTATTTTTAAACATTGTGTTTATCAAGAAGAAAATTCCCAAGATTGA
- a CDS encoding porin family protein translates to MKLKLFSLVASVALVSNLALADENSGLLLGIDAGWFHTKVKSDLDHSKTKNIKYNGDLEGDVPVFGLRVGYRFSENHRLYGAYNYSSEFSDVINTTRLKIDGEFTTHKFLLGYDFTPKIFEKTRAVLGVYGGYARTDMTLKTSFLSLSQDFDGYTYGAKIGALYELNQTNEIEFGFKAEQTHYNTRNFYQNMVGSNFYDPKQTNYGLYLGYTYKF, encoded by the coding sequence ATGAAATTAAAATTATTTAGTTTAGTTGCAAGTGTTGCTTTGGTTTCAAATTTAGCTTTAGCAGATGAAAATTCAGGTTTACTTTTAGGTATTGATGCGGGATGGTTTCATACTAAGGTAAAATCTGATCTTGACCATAGTAAAACAAAAAATATTAAATATAACGGTGATTTAGAAGGTGATGTTCCTGTTTTTGGTTTAAGAGTTGGTTATCGTTTTAGTGAAAATCATAGACTTTATGGTGCTTATAATTATTCAAGTGAATTTAGTGATGTAATCAATACTACAAGATTAAAAATTGATGGAGAATTTACCACACATAAGTTTTTACTTGGTTATGATTTTACTCCAAAAATTTTTGAAAAAACAAGAGCAGTTTTAGGTGTATATGGTGGTTATGCAAGAACGGATATGACTTTAAAAACAAGCTTTTTATCTTTATCTCAAGACTTTGATGGTTATACGTATGGGGCAAAAATCGGTGCTTTATATGAGTTAAATCAAACAAATGAAATCGAGTTTGGTTTTAAGGCTGAGCAAACTCATTACAATACAAGAAATTTTTATCAAAATATGGTAGGTTCAAACTTTTACGATCCTAAACAAACAAATTATGGTTTATATCTAGGATATACTTATAAATTTTAA
- a CDS encoding CTP synthase, with product MKLKQTKYIFVTGGVLSSLGKGIAAASIATILKNSGLKVSILKADPYINVDPGTMSPLEHGEVFVTDDGAETDLDLGHYERFLNESLSQDNNFTTGRVYQSVIEKERRGDYLGKTIQVIPHIVDEIKDRIKKAGVDKDILIVEIGGTVGDIEGLPFLEAIRALKLEVGKYNAINIHLTLVPFIKAAGELKTKPTQHSVGELRRIGISPDMIICRSEKSLDRELKDKIAISCGVEKNCVIESVDAASIYQIPLNFLKQDILNSIASLLDLQNLKPNMNEWDSLVKRVIAPSNELSIAFVGKYVDLKESYKSLTEAIIHAGAALDARVNLKWIDSEKLENANIEESFKDVSGILVAGGFGYRGVEGKIKAIQYARENKIPFLGICLGMQLSLVEFARNVLKLEDANSHEFNPNCKNPIIFLIDEFIDASGEKQIRTSKTPLGGTMRLGAYECHIKPNTLLSKVYDNQKSVKERHRHRYEANPKYKEMFEKNGLIISGENEGLVEAVELKDHPFFLAVQFHPEFTSRLVRVNPAIFSFIKASLTNHAK from the coding sequence ATGAAATTAAAACAAACTAAGTATATTTTTGTAACCGGTGGTGTTTTAAGCTCATTAGGAAAAGGTATAGCAGCGGCTTCTATAGCTACGATTTTGAAAAATTCAGGTTTAAAAGTAAGTATTTTAAAAGCAGATCCTTATATCAATGTAGATCCTGGTACTATGAGTCCTTTAGAGCATGGAGAAGTGTTTGTTACAGATGATGGAGCTGAGACAGATTTAGACTTAGGACATTATGAGAGATTTTTAAATGAGAGCTTATCTCAGGATAATAACTTCACAACAGGTAGAGTTTATCAAAGTGTTATAGAAAAAGAAAGAAGAGGAGATTACTTAGGAAAAACTATACAAGTAATCCCTCATATAGTTGATGAGATAAAAGATCGCATTAAAAAGGCTGGAGTTGATAAAGATATTTTAATCGTTGAAATAGGTGGTACAGTAGGAGATATAGAAGGCTTACCATTTTTAGAAGCTATTAGAGCTTTAAAGCTTGAAGTGGGTAAATATAACGCTATTAATATTCACTTAACTTTAGTGCCATTTATCAAAGCAGCAGGAGAACTTAAAACAAAACCAACTCAACATAGCGTGGGAGAATTACGCCGTATAGGTATAAGCCCTGATATGATCATTTGTAGAAGTGAAAAATCTTTAGATAGAGAGTTAAAAGACAAAATTGCAATTTCATGTGGAGTTGAAAAAAACTGCGTTATAGAAAGTGTGGACGCAGCTAGTATTTATCAAATTCCATTAAATTTCTTAAAACAAGATATTTTAAACTCTATTGCAAGTTTATTAGATCTTCAAAATTTAAAGCCAAATATGAATGAATGGGATTCTTTAGTAAAAAGAGTCATCGCTCCAAGTAATGAACTTAGTATTGCTTTTGTAGGAAAATATGTAGATTTAAAAGAAAGCTATAAAAGTTTAACAGAAGCCATTATCCATGCAGGCGCAGCACTTGATGCGAGAGTAAATTTAAAATGGATCGATAGTGAAAAATTAGAAAATGCAAATATCGAAGAAAGTTTTAAAGACGTAAGTGGGATTTTAGTGGCAGGTGGTTTTGGTTATCGTGGGGTAGAAGGAAAAATCAAAGCCATACAATATGCAAGAGAAAATAAAATTCCATTTTTAGGAATTTGTTTGGGTATGCAGCTTTCTTTAGTGGAATTTGCACGTAATGTTTTAAAACTTGAAGATGCAAATTCTCATGAGTTTAATCCAAATTGTAAAAATCCTATCATCTTTTTGATTGATGAATTTATTGACGCAAGTGGAGAAAAGCAAATTAGAACAAGTAAAACTCCACTTGGTGGAACTATGCGTCTTGGGGCTTATGAGTGTCATATCAAGCCAAATACACTTTTAAGTAAGGTTTATGATAATCAAAAAAGCGTAAAAGAACGCCACCGCCACCGTTATGAAGCCAATCCAAAATACAAAGAAATGTTTGAGAAAAATGGGCTTATTATAAGCGGGGAAAATGAAGGTTTGGTTGAGGCTGTGGAACTTAAAGATCATCCATTTTTCTTAGCAGTGCAGTTTCACCCTGAATTTACTTCACGCTTAGTTAGAGTTAATCCGGCTATTTTTTCTTTTATCAAGGCATCTTTAACAAATCATGCTAAATAA
- the gyrB gene encoding DNA topoisomerase (ATP-hydrolyzing) subunit B, with amino-acid sequence MQENQNYGAGNIKVLKGLEAVRKRPGMYIGDTNIGGLHHMIYEVVDNSIDEAMAGFCDTINVEITTEGSCIVSDNGRGIPVGIHPTENIPTLTVVLTVLHAGGKFDKDTYKVSGGLHGVGVSVVNALSKKLVATVHRDGEIYRQEFSEGKVTSNFETIGKSKKTGTIIEFWPDDQIFEVTDFDYEILAKRFRELAYLNPKITINFKDNRVGKAESFHFEGGISQFVTDLNKKQALTKAIFFNVDEEDVNVEVALLYNDSYSENLLSFVNNIKTPDGGTHEAGFRMGLTRVISNYIEANASAREKDSKITGDDVREGLIAVVSVKVPEPQFEGQTKGKLGSSYVRPIVSKASFEYLTKYFEENPIEAKAIMNKALMAARGREAAKKARELTRKKESSSVGTLPGKLADCQSKDPSESEIYLVEGDSAGGSAKQGRERTFQAILPLRGKILNVEKARLDKILKSEQIQNMITAFGCGIGDEFDIEKLRYHKIIIMTDADVDGSHIQTLLLTFFFRFMNDLVTNGHIYLAQPPLYRYKKGQKKEIYLKDEKALNDYLIETGIESSTYEGIGLNDLKDFLKIVAAYRSVLKELEKRFNVISVIRYLIENPDLIKASNEELFKVIKEFLEKQNHNILNSYINENEIRVYVQTENGLEELIINDDLFANPLYEEANYIYQKIKDRDLKFDKDILEILDEVEKNAKKGAYIQRYKGLGEMNPEQLWETTMDPSNRRLLKITIEDAQRANDTFNLFMGDDVEPRREYIQAHAKDVKHLDV; translated from the coding sequence ATGCAAGAAAATCAAAATTATGGCGCAGGAAATATTAAAGTTTTAAAAGGCTTAGAAGCTGTTAGAAAACGCCCTGGTATGTACATAGGTGATACCAACATAGGCGGTCTTCATCATATGATTTATGAAGTAGTGGATAATTCTATCGATGAAGCTATGGCAGGTTTTTGTGATACGATTAATGTAGAAATTACCACAGAAGGTTCTTGTATAGTAAGTGATAATGGTAGAGGGATTCCTGTGGGAATTCACCCTACTGAAAATATCCCTACTTTAACTGTAGTTTTAACCGTGCTTCATGCGGGTGGAAAATTTGATAAAGATACTTATAAAGTTTCAGGTGGTTTACACGGGGTTGGTGTAAGCGTTGTAAATGCTTTATCAAAAAAATTAGTTGCTACAGTACATAGAGATGGAGAAATTTATCGCCAAGAATTTTCAGAAGGTAAAGTTACAAGTAATTTTGAAACCATAGGTAAAAGTAAAAAAACAGGGACAATCATAGAATTTTGGCCTGATGATCAAATTTTTGAAGTGACTGATTTTGATTATGAAATTTTAGCTAAAAGATTTCGTGAACTTGCATATTTAAATCCAAAAATTACTATAAATTTTAAAGATAACCGCGTAGGAAAAGCAGAAAGCTTTCATTTTGAAGGTGGTATAAGTCAGTTTGTTACAGATTTAAATAAAAAACAAGCTTTAACTAAGGCAATATTTTTCAATGTAGATGAAGAAGATGTAAATGTTGAAGTAGCATTGCTTTATAATGATAGTTATAGTGAAAATTTACTTTCTTTTGTAAATAATATCAAAACTCCAGATGGTGGAACGCACGAAGCAGGTTTTAGAATGGGCTTAACTCGTGTTATAAGTAATTACATTGAGGCAAATGCTAGTGCTAGAGAGAAAGACTCTAAAATTACAGGTGATGATGTAAGAGAAGGTTTGATAGCGGTTGTAAGTGTTAAAGTACCTGAGCCGCAATTTGAAGGACAAACTAAAGGAAAATTAGGTTCAAGCTATGTTAGACCTATAGTTTCTAAGGCTTCTTTTGAGTATTTGACAAAATATTTTGAAGAAAATCCTATTGAAGCAAAAGCTATCATGAATAAAGCTTTAATGGCAGCTCGTGGTAGAGAAGCAGCTAAAAAAGCTAGAGAATTAACCCGTAAAAAAGAAAGTTCAAGTGTAGGGACTTTACCAGGAAAATTAGCTGATTGTCAAAGTAAAGACCCAAGTGAAAGCGAAATTTATTTAGTTGAGGGTGATAGTGCGGGAGGTTCTGCAAAACAAGGTAGAGAAAGAACTTTCCAAGCGATTTTACCTTTAAGAGGTAAAATACTCAATGTTGAAAAAGCAAGACTAGATAAAATTTTAAAAAGTGAACAAATTCAAAATATGATCACAGCCTTTGGTTGTGGGATCGGTGATGAGTTTGATATAGAAAAACTAAGATATCATAAAATCATCATCATGACCGATGCTGATGTGGATGGTTCTCACATACAGACTTTGCTTTTGACATTTTTCTTCCGCTTTATGAATGATCTTGTAACAAATGGACATATTTATTTAGCTCAACCACCTTTATACCGCTATAAAAAAGGACAAAAAAAAGAAATTTATCTAAAAGATGAAAAAGCTTTAAATGATTATTTAATCGAAACAGGTATAGAAAGTTCTACTTATGAGGGTATAGGATTAAATGATTTAAAAGATTTTCTAAAAATCGTTGCAGCTTATAGAAGTGTTTTAAAAGAATTAGAAAAAAGATTTAATGTAATTTCAGTGATTAGGTATTTGATAGAAAATCCTGATTTGATAAAAGCTTCTAATGAAGAATTATTTAAAGTCATAAAAGAATTTTTAGAAAAACAAAATCACAATATCTTAAATTCATACATCAATGAAAATGAAATTCGTGTCTATGTACAAACTGAAAATGGTTTAGAAGAACTTATCATCAATGATGATTTATTTGCTAATCCTTTATATGAAGAGGCAAATTATATTTATCAAAAAATCAAAGATAGAGATTTAAAATTTGATAAAGACATTTTAGAAATTTTAGATGAAGTTGAAAAAAATGCTAAAAAAGGTGCTTATATACAACGCTATAAAGGTCTTGGTGAAATGAATCCTGAACAACTTTGGGAAACAACTATGGATCCAAGTAATCGTCGTTTGTTAAAGATCACCATAGAAGATGCTCAAAGAGCAAATGATACTTTTAACCTTTTCATGGGTGATGATGTAGAACCACGCCGTGAGTACATACAAGCTCATGCTAAAGATGTTAAACATTTAGATGTTTGA
- the dnaA gene encoding chromosomal replication initiator protein DnaA, whose product MNIKDFLLEFKTEISNNEYNTYISHLQFSEKLSKNNILIFIAPNHFLAKFIQTKYAQKLAYFYEVKTGINPQVKIITNDQKVEKKHFSTDISQIKFQSTILNPSFTFESFVVGDSNQFAYATCKAITDKSKLGKLYNPIFIYGPTGLGKTHLLQAVGNVCLDNGYKVIYATSDNFINDFTMHLNNKTMSKFHEKYKNCDVLLIDDVQFLGKTDKIQEEFFFTFNEIKEKFGQIIMTSDNPPNMLKGITERLKSRFANGIIADITPPQLDTKIAIIKKKCEFNAIYLKPEVISYIATSMGDNIREIEGMITNLNAQARLFNQEITLEIVKSFMKDHIKETKENISVEDILADVSKSYNLKPNDIKSNKKTQNIVMARRVVIFLARELTTMSMPQLARFFNMKDHTAISHNIKKIQELMSENENLKAIVEELRNKILTKIKSTL is encoded by the coding sequence ATGAATATAAAAGATTTTTTACTTGAGTTTAAAACTGAAATTAGCAATAACGAATACAATACTTACATTTCTCACTTACAATTTAGTGAAAAATTAAGTAAAAATAATATCTTAATATTTATCGCACCAAATCATTTTTTGGCTAAATTTATACAAACAAAATATGCACAAAAACTAGCTTATTTTTATGAAGTAAAAACAGGAATTAATCCTCAAGTTAAAATCATCACAAATGATCAAAAGGTAGAGAAAAAACATTTTTCTACAGATATTTCACAGATTAAATTTCAAAGTACTATTTTAAACCCTTCTTTTACTTTTGAAAGTTTTGTTGTAGGAGATTCTAATCAATTTGCCTATGCAACCTGCAAAGCCATAACCGATAAAAGCAAACTTGGAAAGTTATACAACCCTATCTTTATCTATGGCCCTACAGGACTTGGAAAAACTCACTTGCTTCAAGCTGTCGGAAATGTGTGTTTGGATAATGGATATAAGGTTATTTATGCTACAAGTGATAATTTTATCAATGATTTTACCATGCATTTAAATAACAAAACCATGAGTAAATTCCATGAAAAATATAAAAATTGCGATGTTTTACTCATCGATGATGTGCAGTTTTTAGGTAAAACGGACAAAATTCAAGAAGAATTTTTCTTTACTTTTAATGAAATCAAAGAAAAATTTGGACAAATCATCATGACAAGTGATAATCCTCCAAATATGCTAAAGGGCATAACAGAACGCTTAAAAAGTCGTTTTGCAAATGGGATCATTGCAGATATCACTCCACCTCAACTTGATACAAAAATCGCAATTATCAAGAAAAAATGTGAATTTAATGCTATTTATCTTAAACCCGAAGTCATAAGCTACATCGCTACTTCAATGGGAGATAATATCCGAGAAATAGAAGGCATGATTACAAATTTAAATGCCCAAGCAAGACTTTTTAACCAAGAAATCACTTTAGAAATCGTTAAAAGCTTTATGAAAGATCACATTAAAGAAACAAAAGAAAATATCAGTGTTGAAGATATACTTGCTGATGTTTCAAAAAGCTATAATCTTAAACCTAATGATATAAAATCAAATAAAAAAACACAAAATATCGTTATGGCAAGAAGGGTTGTGATATTTTTAGCAAGAGAGCTAACGACTATGTCTATGCCTCAACTTGCTAGATTTTTTAATATGAAAGATCACACCGCCATTTCACATAATATTAAAAAAATTCAAGAACTAATGAGTGAAAATGAAAACTTAAAAGCCATAGTAGAAGAATTAAGAAATAAAATTTTGACAAAAATAAAAAGCACCCTGTGA
- the queF gene encoding preQ(1) synthase, with protein sequence MRYGEKEIKEFDVENMEVWPNDAKNDYVIKITLPEFMCCCPRSGYPDFATIYLEYIPNKLVVELKAIKLYINTFMYRNVSHEASINEIYNTLKEKLDPKWIKVVGDFNPRGNVHTVIECRSDLVVPQN encoded by the coding sequence ATGAGATATGGTGAAAAAGAAATCAAAGAATTTGATGTTGAAAATATGGAAGTTTGGCCAAATGATGCTAAAAATGATTATGTGATTAAAATCACTTTGCCTGAATTTATGTGTTGTTGTCCACGTAGCGGGTATCCTGATTTTGCTACTATTTACTTAGAATATATTCCAAATAAATTAGTAGTAGAACTTAAAGCAATCAAACTTTATATCAATACCTTTATGTATAGAAATGTTTCACATGAAGCAAGTATTAATGAAATTTACAATACTTTAAAAGAAAAACTTGATCCAAAATGGATAAAAGTAGTAGGTGATTTTAACCCTCGTGGTAATGTGCATACTGTGATTGAATGCAGATCTGACTTAGTAGTGCCACAAAATTAA
- the dnaN gene encoding DNA polymerase III subunit beta, with amino-acid sequence MKISINKNTLESAIVLTNSYVDKKDSSNIASHLLFEVVEDKLIIRASDYEIGINYKIKKIKVESAGFATANAKSILDIIKSLNNEDVVLETIENFLFIRQKGTKYKLPMFNYEDFPNFPSTEGKDKFDIDSSDLSRSLKKILPAVDTNNPKYSLNGALLDIKTTHISFVGTDTKRLAVFTLNKTNEKEFNLCIPKKAILEMQKIFFEKIEIYYDENILIAKNDNFEFFTKLINDKFPDYERVIPKNITKEFIFKTEEFMDALKKINVITEKMKLNFHKNKLVFEGISLDNMEAKTELEMELNIDEEFNLCIKNKFITDFLNSIESETFKLSINEPHMAFLVSSEELQTVIMPVIL; translated from the coding sequence ATGAAAATTAGCATTAACAAAAACACTTTAGAATCTGCCATAGTTTTAACTAACTCTTATGTAGATAAAAAAGACTCAAGCAATATCGCTTCTCACTTACTTTTTGAAGTAGTTGAAGATAAATTAATCATAAGAGCAAGTGATTATGAAATAGGTATTAATTATAAAATCAAAAAAATCAAAGTTGAAAGTGCAGGTTTTGCAACTGCTAATGCTAAAAGTATTTTAGATATTATAAAAAGTTTAAATAACGAAGATGTAGTCTTAGAAACCATAGAAAATTTCCTTTTTATTAGACAAAAAGGAACTAAATATAAACTTCCTATGTTTAATTATGAAGATTTTCCAAATTTCCCAAGCACTGAAGGAAAAGATAAATTTGATATTGATTCAAGTGATTTAAGTAGATCTTTGAAAAAAATCCTACCTGCAGTTGATACAAATAATCCAAAGTATTCTTTAAATGGTGCTTTACTTGATATAAAAACAACTCACATTAGTTTCGTAGGAACAGATACAAAACGCTTAGCAGTTTTCACACTTAATAAAACAAATGAAAAAGAATTTAACCTTTGTATCCCTAAAAAAGCTATTTTAGAAATGCAAAAAATCTTTTTTGAAAAAATTGAAATTTATTATGATGAAAATATATTGATTGCAAAAAATGATAATTTTGAGTTTTTCACAAAACTTATTAATGATAAATTCCCTGATTATGAAAGAGTAATTCCAAAAAATATTACAAAAGAATTTATTTTTAAAACTGAAGAATTTATGGATGCATTGAAAAAAATCAATGTAATTACTGAAAAAATGAAATTAAATTTCCATAAAAATAAACTTGTATTTGAAGGTATCAGTTTAGATAATATGGAAGCAAAAACTGAACTTGAAATGGAACTTAATATAGATGAGGAATTTAATCTTTGCATTAAAAATAAATTCATCACTGACTTTTTAAATTCTATTGAAAGCGAAACATTCAAACTTAGCATAAATGAACCTCATATGGCATTTTTAGTTTCAAGTGAAGAATTACAAACTGTAATTATGCCAGTTATTTTATAA
- a CDS encoding adenosine deaminase, with translation MKTFLQNIPKVELHLHIEGSLEPKMMFELAKRNNIVLKYKSEDEIKKAYDFSNLQDFLDIYYQGANVLQTKQDFYDLTFAYMKKLKKQNVVHTEIFFDPQTHTTRNIPLKDVIEGIWQALQKAKEEFGISSFLIACILRHLSEDEGLKTLDELCLYKDKIKAIGLDSSEINNPPFKFKNLFQKAKEEGFLLVMHAGEEGSSEYIKQALELGVSRIDHGIRCEEDLELVKQLAKSQIPLTMCPLSNIKLKVFQNMQEHNILKLLRQNLCVCVNSDDPAYFGGYILENFIALDETFKLSKDEVKKLCINAVNASFLQKTEKEKIKNLIKEQN, from the coding sequence ATGAAAACTTTTTTACAAAATATCCCAAAAGTAGAATTACACTTACACATTGAAGGCTCATTAGAGCCTAAAATGATGTTTGAATTAGCTAAAAGAAATAACATCGTTTTAAAATATAAAAGCGAAGATGAGATAAAAAAAGCTTATGATTTTTCAAATTTACAAGATTTTTTAGATATATATTATCAAGGTGCAAATGTCTTACAAACCAAGCAAGATTTTTATGATTTAACCTTTGCTTATATGAAAAAGTTAAAAAAACAAAATGTAGTTCATACTGAAATTTTCTTTGATCCTCAAACTCATACTACTAGAAATATACCTTTAAAAGATGTTATAGAAGGAATTTGGCAAGCTTTACAAAAAGCAAAAGAAGAATTTGGAATTTCAAGTTTTTTAATCGCTTGTATTTTAAGGCATTTAAGTGAGGATGAGGGTTTAAAAACTTTAGATGAGCTTTGTTTATATAAAGATAAAATCAAAGCCATAGGACTTGATAGTTCCGAAATCAATAATCCTCCTTTTAAATTTAAAAATTTATTTCAAAAAGCTAAAGAAGAAGGTTTTTTGTTAGTTATGCATGCGGGTGAAGAAGGAAGTAGTGAGTATATCAAACAAGCTTTAGAGCTTGGTGTAAGTAGAATAGATCATGGAATAAGGTGTGAAGAAGATTTAGAGCTTGTAAAACAATTAGCAAAAAGTCAAATTCCACTAACAATGTGTCCTTTATCAAATATAAAATTAAAAGTTTTTCAAAATATGCAAGAACATAATATTTTAAAACTTTTAAGACAAAATCTTTGTGTTTGTGTAAATTCAGATGATCCAGCGTATTTTGGTGGATATATCTTAGAAAATTTTATAGCCTTAGATGAAACTTTTAAGCTTAGTAAAGATGAGGTTAAAAAACTTTGTATTAATGCTGTAAATGCTTCTTTTTTACAAAAAACAGAGAAAGAAAAAATTAAAAATTTAATAAAAGAACAAAATTAA
- a CDS encoding alkylphosphonate utilization protein, with protein sequence MPKDANGTELNAGDSVSVVKDLKVKGASTTLKRGTTIKNIKLTNKDTEIEAKVDKFGVIVLKTEFLKKI encoded by the coding sequence ATGCCAAAAGATGCAAATGGAACTGAGCTTAATGCAGGTGATAGTGTAAGTGTTGTGAAAGATTTAAAGGTTAAAGGTGCAAGCACTACTTTAAAGCGTGGCACGACTATAAAAAATATTAAACTTACAAACAAAGACACCGAAATTGAAGCTAAAGTAGATAAATTTGGTGTGATTGTTTTAAAAACTGAATTTCTTAAAAAAATATAG